One stretch of Bacillus spongiae DNA includes these proteins:
- a CDS encoding nucleoside recognition domain-containing protein encodes MWESVGKGAKVGLSTTWALGKVIFPITLIVSLLQYTAILPWVIKQITPFMNWFGLSGDAAIPLVLGNFLNLYAGIGGILSLELTVKEVFIIAIMLSFSHNLLIETGVAVRVGVKLWVVLLVRIGLALTSALVIHYVWSGGGELAQYGFVPQTGDIVGWKMIWFTAFQKAVIGVIQLAIIVIPLMIGIQLLKDYQWLPKFSNAMSPLTRSLGMKENTTTTLAAGFLFGLAYGAGVMIQAVKEDNVSRRDVTLAFIFLVACHAVVEDTLIFLPLGIPIWPLLLIRLGTAVVLTFIVGRIWSKANVSKGKEVTLS; translated from the coding sequence ATGTGGGAATCGGTTGGAAAAGGGGCAAAGGTTGGGTTAAGCACCACGTGGGCACTAGGAAAGGTTATCTTTCCTATCACCCTGATTGTGTCGCTTCTTCAATATACAGCAATACTACCTTGGGTGATCAAACAGATCACTCCTTTTATGAATTGGTTTGGTTTATCTGGAGATGCGGCGATTCCGCTTGTATTAGGTAATTTTTTGAACCTATATGCAGGGATTGGAGGCATTCTTTCATTAGAGTTGACAGTAAAGGAAGTATTTATTATTGCTATTATGTTGTCATTTTCCCACAACTTACTCATTGAAACAGGCGTAGCTGTAAGAGTAGGTGTTAAGCTGTGGGTCGTTCTTCTTGTTAGGATTGGCTTAGCCCTTACTTCAGCACTTGTCATTCATTATGTATGGAGTGGTGGAGGAGAGCTTGCTCAATATGGTTTTGTTCCACAAACAGGGGATATTGTCGGATGGAAAATGATATGGTTTACCGCCTTTCAAAAAGCAGTAATTGGTGTAATACAGCTAGCAATTATTGTCATACCACTAATGATAGGCATTCAGCTATTAAAAGATTATCAATGGCTACCGAAGTTTTCGAATGCAATGTCCCCTTTAACCCGTTCATTAGGAATGAAAGAAAATACAACGACAACGTTAGCAGCAGGTTTTTTATTTGGGTTGGCTTACGGGGCAGGCGTTATGATTCAGGCTGTAAAAGAAGATAATGTTAGTAGAAGAGATGTTACACTTGCCTTTATTTTTTTAGTAGCTTGCCATGCAGTGGTAGAGGATACATTAATCTTTCTCCCACTTGGAATACCAATATGGCCGCTCCTATTGATTCGACTCGGTACAGCCGTTGTTCTAACGTTTATTGTCGGAAGGATTTGGTCTAAAGCGAATGTTTCCAAAGGAAAGGAAGTTACACTATCATGA
- the ppaX gene encoding pyrophosphatase PpaX has product MKNTNTILFDLDGTLIDTNELIISSFLYTLNRFFPDQYKLEDVLPFIGPPLEESFEKVAPEQVREMVDCYRKYNLENHDALVKEFEGVKETVAKLHERGYKLAIVSTKIHNVVIKGLELMGLKAYFDVIVALDDVTKAKPDPEPIQLALTKLNSLPNEAVMIGDNHHDILAGKNAGTKSIGVAWSAKGRDYLEHYEPDYMLDKMPDLLDLLGVE; this is encoded by the coding sequence ATGAAAAACACCAACACTATTTTGTTTGATTTGGATGGAACATTAATTGATACGAACGAACTTATCATTTCATCATTTTTATATACGTTAAACCGCTTTTTTCCTGATCAGTATAAATTGGAGGATGTATTACCTTTTATCGGTCCACCGCTAGAAGAAAGCTTTGAAAAGGTAGCGCCAGAACAAGTAAGAGAAATGGTAGATTGTTACCGCAAGTATAATCTTGAAAATCATGATGCACTTGTGAAGGAATTCGAAGGAGTGAAAGAAACGGTTGCTAAGCTGCATGAAAGAGGATATAAACTAGCCATTGTCTCTACAAAAATCCACAATGTTGTCATTAAAGGCTTAGAGTTAATGGGGCTAAAAGCCTACTTTGATGTAATCGTCGCTTTAGACGATGTGACAAAGGCGAAACCAGATCCTGAACCTATCCAATTAGCGTTAACGAAACTGAATTCACTACCAAATGAAGCCGTTATGATTGGTGATAACCACCATGATATATTGGCAGGGAAAAATGCTGGCACAAAATCAATTGGTGTAGCATGGTCTGCTAAAGGAAGAGATTACTTAGAACATTATGAACCGGATTATATGTTAGATAAAATGCCTGATTTACTAGATCTTTTAGGAGTGGAATAA
- a CDS encoding acyltransferase produces MRRTTRFEVQGANSLWHVYKTVPFWKVVKNFIIIQLARYTPFLAMKNWLYRNFLGVKVGDQTSFALMVMLDVMFPEKISVGRNTVIGYNTTILAHEYLIKEYRLGNVEIGSEVMIGANCTILPGVKIGDGAIVSAGTLIHQDVPAGSFVGGNPMKIIYSKEELQTRWQHDPIYGKGD; encoded by the coding sequence ATGAGGCGTACAACCCGTTTTGAAGTTCAAGGGGCAAATTCTCTATGGCATGTATATAAAACTGTTCCATTTTGGAAAGTTGTCAAAAATTTCATTATTATCCAGCTCGCTCGGTACACCCCTTTTTTAGCAATGAAAAATTGGTTGTACCGCAATTTTTTAGGGGTGAAAGTAGGCGATCAAACGTCTTTTGCCTTAATGGTCATGCTGGATGTAATGTTCCCTGAAAAAATTTCAGTTGGGCGAAATACAGTCATAGGGTATAACACAACGATTTTAGCCCATGAATATTTAATTAAGGAATATCGGTTGGGGAATGTGGAAATTGGCAGCGAAGTAATGATTGGTGCGAACTGTACCATATTACCTGGTGTGAAAATTGGCGACGGAGCTATTGTATCAGCCGGTACATTAATACATCAAGATGTTCCAGCAGGTTCATTTGTTGGAGGAAATCCAATGAAGATAATTTACTCTAAAGAAGAGCTTCAGACACGGTGGCAACATGATCCGATTTATGGAAAAGGGGATTGA